From Tiliqua scincoides isolate rTilSci1 chromosome 2, rTilSci1.hap2, whole genome shotgun sequence, the proteins below share one genomic window:
- the UTP15 gene encoding U3 small nucleolar RNA-associated protein 15 homolog — MANYKPLVVQSLPKLGEKVTKDTLYWKNYKAPIQIKEFGAVNKIDFSPIPPYNYAVTASSRIHIYGRYSQEPIKTFSRFKDIAYCATYRDDGKLLVAGCEEGSIRLFDIGGKAPLRQFEGHTKAVHVVDFLSDKYRIVSGADDYSSKVWDIPSVTEMVSYKEHTDYVRCGCASKLHSDLFVTGSYDHTVKMFDTRTEKSIMTIEHGHPVESVNLFPSGGLLATAGGRYVKVWDILKGGQLLVSLRNHHKTVTCLCLSSSGQRLLSGSLDRHVKVYSTTSYKVVHSFNYEASILSLALAPEDETLAVGMTNGILNVKHRKHEERESFHRKRRPAYRTFVKGRNYLPKQEDFFVSKPVRNHLKKYDKLLKSFQVSKALDVVLKTPERVNPPEVTVAVMQELNRRGTLENALAGRDERQLRRLLAFVIRYVTDSRFAPVLINVAELIIDIYMPVAGQSAVIDKQFVKLQNIVEREIDYQGELLEVLGMMEALFATMARKKPSPLEENKMDSL, encoded by the exons ATGGCGAACTACAAGCCTCTGGTAGTTCAGTCTTTGCCAAAACTTGGTGAGAAAGTCACAAAGGATACTTTGTATTGGAAGAATTACAAG GCTCCCATTCAGATAAAAGAATTTGGTGCCGTGAATAAAATTGACTTTTCTCCTATTCCTCCATATAACTATGCTGTGACAGCCTCATCAAGG ATTCACATTTATGGTCGATATTCACAAGAACCAATCAAAACATTCTCTCGCTTCAAAGATATAGCGTATTGTGCTACGTATCGAGATGATGGAAAATTGCTCGTTGCTGGCTGTGAAGAGGGCAGCATTCGACTCTTTGATATTGGTGGGAAAGCACCACTGAGACAGTTCGAGGGGCATACTAA AGCTGTGCATGTTGTGGACTTTTTGTCTGATAAGTACCGGATAGTATCTGGAGCAGATGATTACTCATCAAAGGTGTGGGACATCCCATCTGTCACAGAAATGGTATCTTACAAAGAGCACACAGACTACGTGAGATGTGGCTGCGCTAGTAAACTGCATTCAGATCTTTTTGTAACAG GTTCATATGATCATACTGTGAAAATGTTTGATACACGGACAGAAAAAAGCATAATGACAATAGAACATGGGCATCCGGTTGAGAGTGTTAATCTCTTCCCTTCTGGAGGTCTTCTTGCGACTGCAG GTGGCCGTTATGTTAAAGTCTGGGATATCCTTAAAGGAGGACAGTTGCTGGTGTCCTTGAGAAATCATCACAAAACTGTAACTTGTTTGTGTCTGAGTAGCTCTGGTCAGAGGCTGCTCTCTGGCTCACTAGATCG GCATGTAAAGGTTTACAGTACAACTTCCTACAAGGTAGTTCACAGCTTTAACTATGAAGCATCAATACTCAGTCTTGCATTAGCA CCTGAGGATGAAACTCTAGCTGTAGGCATGACAAATGGAATATTAAATGTTAAACATCGGAAGCATGAAGAAAGAGAGTCTTTCCATAGGAAGAGAAGGCCTGCATATAGAACCTTTGTGAAAGGAAGAAACTATTTGCCAAAGCAG GAGGATTTCTTTGTCAGTAAGCCTGTAAGAAATCATCTGAAAAAATATGACAAACTTCTGAAAAGTTTCCAGGTTTCAAAAGCTTTGGATGTGGTACTTAAG ACTCCTGAAAGAGTGAACCCACCTGAAGTTACAGTTGCTGTCATGCAAGAATTAAACCGCAGAGGAACTTTGGAAAATGCACTTGCAGGACGAGATGAGCGACAGCTCAGACGTCTCCTTGCTTTCGTGATAAG ATATGTGACTGATTCAAGATTTGCTCCTGTGTTGATAAATGTTGCAGAATTGATTATAG ATATCTACATGCCTGTGGCCGGACAATCTGCAGTTATTGATAAGCAATTTGTGAAACTTCAAAATATAgtagagagagagattgattatCAAGGGGAATTACTAGAAGTCCTGGGAATGATGGAAGCACTCTTTGCTACTATGGCAAGAAAAAAGCCCTCACCCCTGGAGGAGAACAAAATGGACAGTTTATAG